The region aatctgtggaattgtgcactttaaatagATAAGTTTTATGATGTATGAAACATCTTACTaaagatgctttaaaaatataagggGAAAAAACATTCTTAGTGCTTGCTAGACTGAGTTGCAGACTTCCCTGCTCAGACCCGGACCTGCACCTTGTGCTTAATCTCTCCATCCAAAGGGAggggtagtgtgtgtgtgtgtgtgtgtgtgtgtgtgtgtgtgtgtgcgtgtgcgcgtgtgcgtgtgtgtgtgtgtgtgtgtgtgtgtgtgtgtgtgtcccatgcAGCGGCTGAGCAGAGCAGAGAAGGCAGTTCTCTGGGACAAACCAACAGTTTCATCACTTTATCCTAAAACTAAGCCTCTGCTGTGAGTTCACAGGCTTATCAAAGCTATCTGTACGTGTAATTTGCCTTCCTCTGCTTAATGTCTCACCATGTAGGGAATATTGGTGGCTCAGAGACCCCACCCCTCTGATTGTCACCATGGGCAATTGTTGCCATGGCTACATTGTTACATAAAAGACAGTCATCACTGAAATTGCCTCAGCAGGTTCTGGCCCACCAGAAAGGAGACAGGATTCATGGGCTGAGGAGGGGCATTTGGTTGGATTGGGGACAGCCTACTAGCTTTGCCTGAGTGGCAACCTGAGAACTTTGGAATCCCAAAGGTACCTGTTTTCTCACAGAGTGGCCTAAGAGTTCTTTATTCTGGTGAAGTCCCGAAGAGCACGATACAGACATGTTTGATCCACACGTATTAGATATTCCAGCTGTGATTTTAGACAACGGTTCTGGAGTCTGCAAAGCAGGCCTGTCCGGAGAGCTTGGACCCCGTCATGTCATCAACTCTGTCGTGGGTCATCCTAAATTCAGCATGCTGTCAACAAGAGCCGATACAAAGAAGTTCTTTGTGGGCGAAAAAGCCTTCCACACGTATGAGGCCTTATATTTGAAGTACCCCATTGAGCGTGGACTGATAACGCATTGGGATGACGTGGAGAAACTCTGGGAGCATATTTTTGAGTGGGAGCTGAGGGTAAAACCCTGTCAACAACCAGTACTCATGACTGAGCCCTCCTTGAATCTACTGGCGACTCGGGAAAAGATTGCAGAAATGATGTTTGAGAAGTTCAACGTGCCTGCTTTCTACCTGTCCAACCATGCAGTGGTAGCACTTTATGCCTCTGCTTGTGTCACAGGTCTGGTGGTGGACAGTGGGGATGGGGTCACTTGCACTGTCCCCATCTTTGAGGGTTACTGCCTGCCTCATGCAGCCACCAAGCTCTGTGTGGCAGGGAAGGACATCACAGAGCACCTCACCAAGCTCCTCTTTGACAGCGGATGTATCTTCTCTGGCATACGCAACAAGGCCTTGGTGGATGACATCAAAAAGAAGCTATGCTATGTTGCCTTGGAGCCAGAGAAAGAGCTATGCAAGAGGCCTGATGAGGTCCTGAGGGAATACAGACTGCCAGATGATAATGTCATACAAATTGGGGAACAGCTGTACCAGGCGCCTGAGGTTCTTTTTGGGCCTCACCACAACCCAGGACTCTCAAAAATGGTCCTTAGCAGCATCAGGAAGTGTGACAGGGACATCCAGAAGAACCTGTTTGCTCATATTGTGCTATCTGGGGGCACCACTCTCTTCCCTGGGCTGGAAGAAAGGCTCATGAAAGAAATGGAACAGCTGGCTTTCAAAGAGACCCCCATTAAGATCACGGCTCCTCCTGAGAGATGTTTCTCTGCCTGGATTGGTGCATCCATCATGACCTCTGTGAGCAGTTTCAAGCAGATGTGGGTCACCTCGGCAGATTTCAAGGAGTTTGGGGCATCTGTGATTCATAGAAGATGCTTTTAAAGATCCTTGAACACAAAAGAAAGCTCAAAGTGACAGATTAGAGAAGTACCAGCAAGAGGTCACATTGTCCCTTGGGCTTCAGCAGAATGTTCAATAAAAGAGTTTTGCCATTTCAAGTTTCAGTTCATTTTTGGTAGCACCAgagtaatttctgatttttgttgtaaATTTAAAATGGTTCTATTCTATGTTTCTTGTCCCATGGACCTTTtaagtggcctttttttttttcttccccttaaaAAGCTTTACGTTGTTTGTTGAGGCTGTATCCTCACAAGGTTTTAGTAAAATTGTCTGGGCATCATGCCTAGATGCTTGATTCAGTAGGATCCCTAGAATCATCATTTTAAACTAGTGTCTTAAGTAATTCTAATAGACACAGTGCCCAGGAGACATAATCACTGAGACAGATGTGGGACGGGGAAGGGAGTGAAGCAAAAGCAGGACTGCTACCCCATTCTCGTCTTAGGGCTCACCAAGCCATTTCACTGCATTGGTCATTAGTTAGCACAATAGGGCTCTTATTCTGATGTTATAAGATTAAGCAGTAAATAGAATTAAGAAAAGAGTTGGGCACAAAAGTCACCATTTGTTTAAGGCTCTCTAAACTCAGGGCCATGCTTCCAATTGGGGCATTAAAAATCAATACCTCTACTGGATtattgatttctttctgtttgatTGTATTTTATATACTATTCTGTTAAGTGTAAAATACTGCAAACAATTAATGGTAATCAACAAAGTAATTGTGTAATGAATtatgcataaatatatttttctcattaatttagtGTTATTTCCCCAATATATTAttgagagagagatagaaaatgCAGAGACATCTTTgtaatactatttatttattttggtgatcAAAACAGTGGTCCTTTCCCACTATGCTTAGAAGACATATGCTATGCTAatttgtatgtacatatataaggAAATGTGTGTTTTTGTATAACCATAAGCATTTGGCCAAATATACAGAACTATAAATACCATGAGGTTTACACAAATTTTTGAGCAAGAATGTAATGAGAGGTACCGCAGGTGGAAGAAAAGTggggaacaaaaaagaaagggtCAAGGATCCTGTTAAAAAATCAGCctgaatgaaataaaaccatttatctgaaaagaaaaaatcatattatgCACATATCTTTCCAACTCTATGTTTAGGGATGTCACATCACTAGCTTGAAAATAGCCACACAAATTTTTCAAGCACTACAAATCACTATAAAtcagctctttttatttttatatttatttgagagAGTTGGTTTAACAGCTCACCTCTGTTTATAGATAACTTACCAAAACCAGTGGGACAAGAAGACAGTGGTATGACACCTTCAGAGAAAGCTAGAAAGTCATTACTGTCAGTATAAAAATATACCCAGAAAAACTATTTTAAGGaatatgctgaaaaaaaaaagatattttcagaaaataactgAAAGTGTTTGCTATCAACAAACCATTTTAGCAACGAATAGGATTATTTTAAGACTTATAGAAATAACCCCAGGATAAGATGTATACCAtgtaagaagaaattaagaacattaaaaatgttgaaaatgagagtaaacttaaaaatattgaCTATAAATTTTTAGGACTAAAAGAGACAATGAAAATTCTGTAATACAAAATGATATAAATTATGAGTACTGGATGAATTTTAAATCTTTGAAT is a window of Cynocephalus volans isolate mCynVol1 chromosome X, mCynVol1.pri, whole genome shotgun sequence DNA encoding:
- the LOC134366649 gene encoding actin-related protein T2-like; translation: MFDPHVLDIPAVILDNGSGVCKAGLSGELGPRHVINSVVGHPKFSMLSTRADTKKFFVGEKAFHTYEALYLKYPIERGLITHWDDVEKLWEHIFEWELRVKPCQQPVLMTEPSLNLLATREKIAEMMFEKFNVPAFYLSNHAVVALYASACVTGLVVDSGDGVTCTVPIFEGYCLPHAATKLCVAGKDITEHLTKLLFDSGCIFSGIRNKALVDDIKKKLCYVALEPEKELCKRPDEVLREYRLPDDNVIQIGEQLYQAPEVLFGPHHNPGLSKMVLSSIRKCDRDIQKNLFAHIVLSGGTTLFPGLEERLMKEMEQLAFKETPIKITAPPERCFSAWIGASIMTSVSSFKQMWVTSADFKEFGASVIHRRCF